The Canis lupus baileyi chromosome 26, mCanLup2.hap1, whole genome shotgun sequence DNA window GAATggatgttctgtttattttttattttttgtgttatttaaaggcatttaaattcaggtttttgtttggtttaagACACTGCAGGACAATTCAAACACATAAAAGGTCAAATTCAGCCTATAGGTTCGTACTTTACAAAGTACGGAAAGGAAGCAATGATATGTGTGAGGACTCCTGGGATTCGTATAAGAAGTCAGATGTGTCTAAGGGAAGAATGTACCTTCTGGATATACCTGCCAAGACTGGTGACCTCCCCACCTCAACTGTGCTGCTGCAACTCACTGACTGGAAGTGTGGTGTGCCCAAACAATTTGTAATAAATAACACAAAGTACTGACATCATGATGTATTTACTTCTTTtgtgactcatttttaaaatacataaattaatggaAGATTAAAGTTGATCCccgggacaccttggtggctcagcggttaagcagatgccttcagctcaaggcgtggtCCTGGTGttcagggatcgagccccacatcgggctccctgcatggaacctgcttctccctctgcctatgtctctgcttctctctgtgtctctcatgaataaataaataaaatatttatttttaaaaaaataaaatcttaaatataaagtTTATCCCCCAAAATAATGTCATTCTCACTTCTATACCATAAAGGAAGTGGGATAActagtgaggaaaaaaataaaacataggggAGAGTGACCTAAGTGTGACAGGCTTGTGTGTCTTCAACTGGGTCATAGGGGAATAAGGTTACACATCACTGCTCAGGCCAAGAGTAACAAGTATAGAGATAGTGTGGCAGCTGGCCTTAGTTCTTCTAAACACCTAGGTTGGAATAAGTGAATTTTAGgagctttttccttttcaacatttaCAAGATATTTTATAGTCCGAAAAGGGTACAACACAGGGGGCTTCAACAATACTGATCCTCCTATTTATTATTCAGCTGGGTGGTAGGTACATGAATGTCTTTTTTAGTACTCATAGTTTTTATGCTTAACGATTCataataaaactgctataaaaaaatcttattgtaAATCCTGTTCTCTGCTTCGAGAAAACCCTAGTAGGAAAGAAAGGCTGCAGGAAAGGCAGGCAAGCAGAATTAGAGTgaaaatatcttcccatttaGTCTTACTCTATTTTGATGCCAACTAGAACCTTGATACTGACAAGAATAAAGCGGCATTTCACATTTCAGTCTGATTTTATGAGGACTTAAAATAATGAAGTAAGCGGTGTatgtatagttgacccttgaacaatgttgaaaatgcagttgaaaatctgtgtataacttttgactctccaaaacttaactactaacagcctaccagatgactggaagccttactgataacataaacagttcagtaacacatattttatgttacatgtattatatactgtattataagtaaagtaagctagagaaaagaaaatgtaagaaaatcatGAGAATATATTTACAGGactgtatttactgaaaaaaaaatttcatgtaagTAAACCCATGCAATACAAACAtgtgttgtttaagggtcaactgtatatactacatatatatacaagCCTTCAAaagttatatttgaaatttttgtttaatatCAAGGCAAAGTTTCCAAATATTAGATATATCTTATCTCTAAAGAAGTCTAGTTAGAAGACAAAATACAATGTTTCCTTGAAAAGAAACTTTGTATTGCTGTATAAATGATGAAAAGTATATAATCTTTAGCTAACATTTTATCACCTGGTGGTCGGTTTGAAAATTCTGGCAGTTTAGGGCCCGAGTTGTCCAAGTTAATTCCTTGTTCTCCTGGCAATGACTGCTGATCGGCCTCTTCCAGCCCAGCTGGGCGAGTATCTGgagtactaaaaaataaattacacatttgagagtaagttgcatAGTTTATACATGCAAGTAGCTTAACCTCTTACCTATTTCTGAAGAACTAAAATCTGTTTGCATTATCAACCTTACCATCACTTACATCTCTCTAGTTTGATATTAATATTTGGCATAAAAATAATCCAgcaatttcattaaataaaatctacttaATTTAATAGTATGGCTATTTACTCAAAGTGCTTTCTACAAATTTCTGACATAATAATTTTCATGTCATCATCCATTCCTTAGATGTTTTAAGACCTCATCATAGTTTGGGTTATCAACATTATAAAGTACTGTTTCTGTGAAACCACCCTATCTTTGGTGTAGTTATCAATGTGAACCAGGAAGtccagattatttctttttttgtagataATTCATCacaccttgcaagaagttgtagGTTAGCTGATAAAAATGGTATTCAGAGAATAAAGATGGAGAATGCTAGAACAAAGCTAAGTAACTCTGCTGAATGAATATTTGCAGACATCCCCTTGGCTTTGGGATGCTTTCATTTTTACCTGGTTtagtggggggaaaagaaatgaaaaaaaatgttactactAACACCTAAATTCTCAAAGAACCAGCATGCTCAATACCATTTGGTTTGCAATCTTATTCGTAGCTGCACCTTTCTTCCTTATCATTAGTTTCTCTTTGCCCTGATGTTGATCACCCACTTTTAGATGGCATTTGATCTCATTATATTCTGTATAGTTTCTAAGCCTTACgttaaatccattttaaaaagtcctagTACAAGGCAATTTAGAACTTGAAGGGGGTCCTTTAGCACATCAAGATGCCTACATCAATTTGTTCCTCCTATGACTTCTCTATCATTTCAAATTATAAGGATACTGTAGGTCTCTACTTTCATGGAATTATACTGCTAAAAAAACCCCTCAGATATCTGGTCCAGCTACCTCATGTTAGGGATTAGAAaacaaaggcccagagaggtttaaGAAGCCCATGGTACTACAGTGAGCTACTGGTAGAGTTAGGAGCAGGTATTCTTATAACTACTGTCTCCCTTTCCTAGTAGCCCTGATGCTATATAAGGCCCTTTTCACAATTTCTAGCCCCAAGAAGTAAGCAATCTCCCTCAGGGCTGATGAAGACAGCTAAAATACATACTAACAACAACTGAATAACCTTGCAATTTTACTCCTAGATACTGAAAGGAATAAACAGCCTCCTAGGATAGCAGGTTGATAGCAGTTAAATAATTCAACTTAGAAAGAGCTACTAGAAAAATTAGATAATTACAGGTCTTCTGAAGTCTGAATTCaggaaaatatagttttttttttaaatatagtttgttAATATAGTTATGGACTTTTGTAAGATTCAAGAACCAGCAAGTATGGTATAATATTAGAGTACAATCAGAGAAATATTGTGGGAAGGCTTGGAGACAGTCGGTTTTATATTGAACATTTATGGTTGTTTAAACTCTCCCAAAGTTCTAGCAATTTGTTTCAATCAACCCTTTTATATTCATTAGTCACTATTCCCTATTAACAAGAGCCTCTGAATTCCAATTTTATGATTAAAGGCAGAAAATCCAGTTTAATCAATACTCCTTCTGGAAACATTTTATCAAAGCCAAAAACATGACTAACAACTAGCTTATAGACATGACACATAAATTAATTTCCCTCCTGCTGTGATCTTGCAAAAGAACTCACCTGGAGAACCTTTACTTAAATGGGAACTGATTTAAAAGGTCCAATCAACCTAAAAAGAGGTTTTAAGCTTCTAGGGATGATTGCCCCccgccctttttaaaaaacaaaatggagatccTTAAAAGGAAAGGTATCtgtataaaaattcatttatttatttatttaattaatcacttatttatttatttattttacagtggactccatgctgggcccAAGCTGTCCAAGTTAATTCTTTGTTACCTCCATGTccttgggcatggagcccaacacaggacttgaattcatgaccctgagattaagacctgagctgagattaagaccagatgcttaacctgctgagccactcaggtgacccatctattttttatttttaaagattttatttattttttccccacgcccctaaggattttatttttaagtaatctctacacccaacctggggcttgaactcatgaccctgagataaagagcTGCATGTTCTACTGGCTGAGCTTTCCAAGCATCCTGAAAGAACTATTTCTATTTGAGACAGCAGGGGGTCTCCATAAattgctttcatttctaaaacataCTTGGCCTTTCTTGCTCCCCAACAGCCATTACAAGCCTGAAGTGCTTTGTGGAGGTGCAATGTGGTAGCACTGGCTACTTTTCAATTTCTGTGTGCCACAATCCCCCTGAAACTCCATGTAACAGTCAATTGCAGTGTATGAACCTTGTCTGAATCCTTATTTGaacaaactataaaaaaagaattaagataaTTTGAGAAATCTGAACACTGAATATGTGAGAATATGAGGGTAGTATTAGTTTTTCTATGTGTTAGtggtattcattaaaaaaaaaaaaaaaaaccacaaccaaTAACCATCGTTATCTTTCAGAGATACATAGGTACTGAAATAGTTACAGTcgtatttgctttaaaataatcaaaaaggTAATGGGGAGATAAAGGCAAGATAGACTATGAGCTGATAATTGTTGAAGCACAGGGATTTcatattgttctcattttatatgtttaaaatttttcatcaaaaaaagttgtccacaaagaaataaataagatttgaGGTGAAACTATCACAACCTACTTTAGATCTTGCtgactatttttcttcttccgAGGGGGTTTCTTCTTCTTCGGTTTATTTGCGTTGgtattattttgcttattgtttACCCCAAAATGGCCTGCAGAGATGTCACTTTGCAATAAGTTGACCAACAATGGGCTTGTTAGTGTGACATCCTTATTGACTGGGAAGCCTGGATTCTGACCACAGGACATCTGATTTCCATTGGGTGCTCCACTGAAAGGTGCATTGAAAGGCATCCCATGGCCTGAGAAGTGGTTTCCCGAGGCACTGTtgccctgcatggcctgcacgtggGGGGGAACCATGTTGCTTTGTTGCATGCTAACATCAGGCATCATCTGAGACAAACTGACATCACTGTTTGCTGTAGTAGCAGGATCACCATGCTGCTGGGCCATGTGTGGGCTGGGCCCTGGTGGTCGCAAGACCTGCCCCTGAATCCCCATAACCTGAGATGGACTGTTGTTCACAGGCCCTTGCTGTGGCAGCATCTGTCCTGATATCTGTCCCGTAAACTGCACCATGTTTCCTTGCATGTTTGGAGTTGGTCCCCTCATTATCTGTGCTGGTCCCGGCATGACACTGGATTGGTTCTGAGTGTTAAACTGTTGCTTATTCCCCTGCATCTGATTGGTCATTATCTGTTCTATCATTGGGTTCTGTTGGAGTAAAACTTGCCCCTGAGGCCCCATCATCTGGTTATGGGGTGCCATCATTTGTGGGCCCTGCTGGGGAAGAATCTGTTTGGGTGGGGTCATCCTTTGGGGCGAGGGCCCAAGATTTTGGCTTTGAGGGTTCACCATCATCTGGCCCTGAGGCATAAGCTGGGCCCTTGAAAGGATCATAGGGTTCTGAGGGTTCAAGGTTCCTTGTTGCTGGACCATCTGGCCCTGGGAGGGCACAATCTGCTGGTGCATGCTCATCAGCTGAGACGGTGGGCCCTGCTGAGGCTGGCCTTGCATGTTGCTCAGGTTCACCTGAGGAACCCCAGAACTACCAGCCTGCTGGCTGTTCATGTTGCCATGAATTCCCATGAGGCTGGGCTGCATCATATTTGGTGGCCCATGGGACACCTGCATCTGGTTTTGAGGAGGACCAGCTCCTTGGccacctaaaaaaagaaaaagagaggacagTTTCAGAAAGAAATAGTCATTGATATTAAGATATTCAAATTATTAATTGGAAAAACATCCCTTATACCCATATGTCCACTGACCAACAAAAACATATATGCTGTGCTTGACATATTTTCTGTGGCTTTTCTAAGTATGGAGATATGACTGTGGAATGATTGTTCACATCCTCAATGTTTCTTTACTCCTATTTGGTACTTAAAGATAACATTTTGAAGATGAATAGCTTACTTTCTCTTTCAgattaaataaagagaaaggcaGCATCTAATTGTTTAAAACTGACATGTAGCTACTTTaaggtgaaaaaaattaatgaaaagcaCTGTAGGCTAGTGAAATAAGCTCTGCTTTAGATTAGTCTAGGAAACAATGATGTGATGCATTCTCTTAGGAAAACCTTGACAATGttgaaaagacattaaaaatgctTCCTGGAAAGTGAATGACTCTGAAAGATTATATGTGTGGTATCTGGATGTTGCATGTGAAAGAAGAGAAGACCTAGTATGTCCTGAGGACAGGTCTTCTCTGTCCTGATATGGTAAAAATTAATCCTAATTTGGAAACTGAGCCGCTGGTGGGACTCAACTGACAGACAACCCAGAAGATGCAGGCAGAGAACAGTTAATAAGGGatgttaagggcagcccgggtagctcagcagtttagcaccaccttcagcccagggtgtgatcctggggaccggggatcgagtcccatgtcaggctccctgcatggagcctgcttctccctctgcctgtgtgtgtctctgcctccctctctctctctctctctctctctctctctcaagaataaataaataaaatcttaaaaaaaaaataagggatgtTAAAACTTTACTGACACTCCCCTGTGGCAGTCCTTGGTCGATCACATGGGACATGTCCTactcttctctttatttctaatatattttatttatttttctttatttctaatttagaCACTGGCTTCCTGCagttttttcttattgttgggtCTTTGGGATATTCCTATAGTTGCTTGCATTATCTCCCTGGTTTTAATGAATAACCctctagattattttatttctctttttatttgtcACTTTAGAGTGAGAACTAGAAAGTGGCAGCCATAATGAAGTTATGAGATCAGTCCAAGCTCCAGCCAGGGAGGCAGGTGACAAACTATCCTTTGTTCACATTACCCAGAGTTTTTCTGAACCCCAAAGAAGATTTTCTAAACTAGccttataaattctttttaaaaaattattttattttaatttttttgagaaagtgaaccaggtaaggggcagagggaaatagAGAATCCCTAGCAGGCTCCATGGGAgcctgggcttgatcccacgactcaagcaaaatcaagagtcagatgctccagtgactgagctacccagatgcccccagccTTAGAAACTCTTAACTTGAACTCCATGGCCATTGTATATACTACACACACTGTATGCAAGTGTATAGTCATTCAATCAATAATTATTTGAGTACCTAATATGTACAAGACACTTTTGGTGCTAAGGTAATATCAGTAAACAAGATAGACCAAATCCCTGATTCTTTGGAGTAAGCAAGAGACAGTAACAGGCAGAAAAGCATTTTTTCAGGAAGAAGTAAAAGCTAACAAGAGAAATAAAGTAGGGTAAGAgaacagaaaatgagaaacaagagTAGGACTGTCTTATGATAAATAGAGAAAGctgcctttctctttattccacaTGCAATATGTGCATGTGGAAGGCAccatataaagatataaaatagcTGGTGCTTGGGTGGAAgaattattaatgattttattgcttttttataACTTCCTATAAAACTCATGAATTCACATAACTCAGGAATGCAGTTTTGCATTAACAGATGGGGAAAGTCAAATAGACTGCCCTACTCTTCTCTTACCCTTCAAAAAATAgtctgaactttttaaaaaattaagttagaaTTTTTCTTGCTCCTCAGTGATTTACAATTAGAGTTGGAACCATATAACTAAATTAACTCCAAGTAGGGATGGGGAGTTCTCCACAGAAAATTTTTGTACTACTTCAGTCCAAACTGCCTAAATGAGAAAGGACAAGAAGATTAGTCATGTGACCTAAGCAACCAGAAACTTGAGGTCTGGGCACATACATACtgctttataaatttgttttagccattctgctcCATTGTATTTCTTCTCCAAAATTTCTTCTTATATACACTATTGGCATTAAATCTATATTAATATATCTATTAATCTATATTAAAGCTATATTGATTGAGTCTGGTTTTCAAACACCTGGCTAAATAAAGCACAGAAAACAAACCTGCATGCTGGACATTTTGATTTGCTTGCAGCTGAGGGGCTCCTGAATTCCCAGGGGTGGTTGCTGTGGTCGAAGGCACCTGACCTTGCATAAAGTTCGGATTGGCCTGTCCTGCTGAGAAGCCAGGTGGGAGGCGTTTAGGCATTCCTTAATAGAAAACAATGAGTAAGGCAGTTACCTAGCAAATTTATACTCTTGCTTAGATGTGGAATGAATAAGGAAGGATGAGCTGCATGAAGTCTCCACTGGCTTAGCTCTCTGTCACACTGGTAGGATCTTTAATAATAAGGTTGGGAAAGATggttaaaaaaatcaacacaatcTCTTACATGAGCATTgtcaagatgaaaaataaatactaaaaatttacACTTAGAACATGCCAAGGAAGAGATGGCAATCTGCTCCCTAAATGTGATCTGAGGCCACGTCACAGCAAGGTTTAGGGCTCACTTTTCGCTATAATACAACAGACCCCAAAACTTTACATACTTTCACACAGGCACCAAAGGAATATGCTAAATTCTCTTATATTCAAACAAATTGATCAAAAGTACTATAAAACAAAGAGCTGGGTCCTGATATTAATAAtaggtgatttttttccattaaggGAAATGGATGACAATCTCCTTTGTGGAGATTTTCCTCCAATATTGTGCTTGTCTCTTGGGAAGAGATAGGAGATTAGAAACAATCTATAGGAGGAGCTTCAAAGTGAAGCTATCATCATCATGCCTTCCCCTTTTAAGGTTTGTTGTAATTCCAACAGCTATGGTACCAAAAGCCATGCTCTAATGGAATCTTACAAACGTACTACTTCCTTTTATATGAAagtttaatttcagaaaatagaTCTGTAAGAAGCAGGATCTCAGAACCCACTCATTGTTTATAATGTAGGCCTTGATGTGGCCAGATCACCTAGGTGAGCACATCATCTGCTCTATGAAAGCATCAAGACCTAAagctcacttaaaaaattttgtattagtccatttatttttaaggacCAAATTTTCAATGTCCTGAAAAACACTTTGTAGACAAATATGCATTTGTCCTTTCTTTAGCAGTGACAAGTCCCCATTTGCATGCTTCCACTgtaattaaatcagtaatcacaTTTGCAGGAGGGACTACCCAGCTTCCACTGATCCAGGGCTAGATGCCCAGAACAGTGAAGTTTGGAACTAAAACATTCTTGCATTTTCTAAAAACTTCTTAGGATTCAAATATTATAGCCTGCAGGTCAGCAAAATTAATtacaagagagtgaaaagactGATGAGCAACTTAATTTCACCAGAAACCATGAGAACATGCCTTTGCTATGTTGCACTGAAGATGCAAGGGTTTTTTTTCTGGGTAGGCAATGGGTGTCTTTTGGTGGGGACATGTTTATCAGATGACAGTATTACTGACACTCTCTATACCTTACTGAAAAGCTCCAAGCACATTCATGTGCACTAGATCAATgattaataagaataaataataaacatggaGATGGATAAGTTTTACTGTAATCGTTTTACCTCTCACACATTAAGCTCCATTGCTTTTTCTTCATACAAGAGGCaccttacaaaataaataaataaatctcctttagGTATAACTGGTGGAATTCCCTCTCTAAGGAGCAGGCATTGgcattataaaactataaaagttaATGATTTCTGAACTTACTCCCCTTTAACACTTTAATCAAATATAACAAATACCATGCTTACTACTTTACTAAGATTATCAAAATTGGAAACTTGAAGGGACTTTTCCCCAAAGACCctgtatttatcttttcatttttgctctattccataatcttaatttttttcaacagctGAATAGTTTAAGCTAATAAAATGCATGTTTCTTCTGGACATCTTAATTTACTAGTCCAAGatcaagtaaaaataatttgaaaaacaaaatggaaatctcTATATTGAATTTTACCTGCATTTTTATCCAGAGGGCTAGCTTAAATGTAACCAGTAAGATGCTGCATAATATATCAAGTTAACTAATTTATATTAAGTGTCACCACTATATCCACAAAGCCAAATAATTATATCCTCCCTCCATTAACTCTAAATACTGAAGTTCTATTAAGATCTATCTCTAGTAAATTTACCAACACAAATAGCTTCAGTGTTCCTCACCTCCTAGGCCTGGATGTAAACTCTGTGGCCCCTGGTTTGGTGGTTGCTGCTGCATCACCATGAAGTTAGGTGGCACATTTCCCTGTTGAACCATAGGATTCCGACCGGGAGAGCTGACGGGCTGCTGAAATCCCTGGGGAAGTGGGTTATTTTGAGGTGGCCTTGGTCCCATCTGCTGCTGAGTTTGGTTAACCGTTGGGGAGGATGCAGGGGATCCCTGCTGGaaggaggaaggtgaggaggCAGGAGACTTGTTGGTGAGGTGGGGCTGCTGCAGGGGGGTTGGGACCCTGGAGGGCCCTCCCTGCAAGCTCTTCATCTGAGGAGCTGTGAACTGGCCTGGGTTGCTCATCTGAGGAAAGTTTGTATGGGCTTGTGAGGCTTGCTGGCTGCCAAAGGGATAtggagggggagggtgggaaggtGTCTGTACCGTGGCTAAGGATGGTCTTGCCTGGAGTTGCTGTTGCATTGGGCCAGGCAAGGGAGCCTTCTTCCACCCTTGGTTTGCAGTCATTGTGCCCAGAGAACCCTGGGCTGGAGGAGGCTGAAGGGCTCCAGAAGGCAGCTGGTTCCAGCCTGGAGGAACAGGCACCTGAGTTGGGGCAGTAAACTGGGGTCGAATTCCCTGTGGCTGTTGCTGCTGATGTTGCTGTGGGGGTCTTGCctgtagctgctgctgctgctgttgttgttgctgctgctgctgctgctgttgctgctgctgcagctgggGAAAACCAGTTGGGTTCATTTGTCTGTTCACAGGGACAGGCTGCATTGGGTGGTGCGGGGGAGCTAAAGATCCTGAGGGATGATTCTGTGGCTGTAAATGGAGCCCAGAGAGGAGTGGATCCATTGCATCTGTTTAAAGACAGTCAACAAAGCAATAATTACATTACTACAACCTAGATCTTACAGTAGTAGTCTTAGCAATTCTGCATATAGAGAGCAAAGTCCCCTGGTACCTTCATGAAATGTTTGTGAGCACCTTCTATATGCAAAGCAACATACCAAGATGACagaaagagattactgcctagaAAGAGTTTATGGTTCAAAAGTGGATATAACAGCATAAAATGCAGACAAGTGTTTTCTAAAGCATATTCTGGGGAACTATGTTTATTAGTgttgtaagaaaacaaaacaaaatatagtcAATTAGTTTTGGTAACAATTGAACCTAACCATCTTAGACAAGTTTCTTTGCTGCAGGACTTTCAGTGCCTCCAACAGGTTAATTCTGAATCTCTAGGAGAGAGGGTAAACAATGATGCCCTTACCAAACTTACTACAGAATTCTCTGCCATGAAGTATTGTGCAGGACTACATAGCCCAAGGTATCCATTTTTAGGAGTGTTGGGTTATAACTGATAAGAGAATGAGAAATTCTGAGAAGGAAATGATGACCTTTAGCTTGAAGAAACAGGAAAGATTTTGTAAAGAATTGGTGGCATACGAATTTGATATCAGGGACAGCTGAATTTTCTAATAATCTCTGCAACTAGGTCCAGCTTCTTCAATCCACAAAGATTAGAGGTCATTACCTGACTGAGAAGCAGGGCGAGGAGTCCTGGGTTGCAGCTCTGAATTGGGGCCTGGTGCCATCATGGAAGATGACACATTTACACTCTGGGGTATCATAACAGTGGCAGGGCTGGTCATCCTTATTAGtcctaaaggaaaaagaaaatccctaGAATAGAGTACTGGAATTggcacatttgtttttaaattaaatatttcaaggATATGAAAAGGTATGGAAAATTTCTGTACCCATCATCTACCTTGTTACGTAACATTTTGCCCCATTCCCTTCAGATACATATATAGACACAGAAGCCCCCCCTTCCTTCCCAATCTCATTCCATTCCCTTTcttataactggaatttaataGTTCCATACATGTTTATCTTTTCTACATATGTAGGTAAACTATAGCATGTTTAGTATGCTTTTAATCTTTGTGTAAGTGGTACCACActctgtcttcttcagtttccttttttttttttttttttaatttttatttatttatgatagttacagagagaaagagaggcagagacacaggcagagggagaagcaggctccatgcaccgggagcccgatgtgggattcgatcctgggtctccaggatcgcgccctgggccaaaggcaggcgccaaaccgctgcgccacccagggatcccttcagtttcctttttcacttaatattactTTTTGAGATCCATCCATCTGGACTGCTATAACGGTGATCTATTTTAcagaacccagggatccctgggtttaaATGTTTAGTAAACTCACATGGAAAACTATTGGGGCCTGGGTTATATAACTGATTCCTAGGGAgacagatttttaattatttcaatttcttAAATAGTTACagatttttcaagttttcttacaATCAGTTTtggttaaattatattttcaagaaaattgtccgggcacctgggtggctcagtggttgagcatctgctcttggctgaggtcatgatcccggggtcccaggatggagtccccacatcaagctccctgcagggagcctgctcctccctctgcctatgtctctgcctctcatgaataaataaataaaataaaataaattgttaattttctgacactttaaaatttattagcaTGAAGTTATTCAcaacttttttccattttgagaaataattcatatattataaaatttgccCTTTTGAAGTAtacacttcccccacccccccttcttTACATTGCTTatgccttctctttttaaaatttgaccaTGTTCatcagttttaattatttttttcaaagaaacatctttggttttgttcttttatttttttaaagactttattcatgagagacacagagagagggagagaggcagagacacaggcagagggagaagcaggttccatgcagggagcccaactctggacttgatcctgggactccaagattaggccctgggctgaaggtggcactaagccgctgagccacctgggctgccctgttttgtttttttaatacttcaCTTATCTCTgctcttatatttatttctttcctcctaaATTATTACTACTCTGCTATTCTTCTCAATTCTTAGATCAGACACTTAGCTTAATTTTCAATTCATGCTCTGCTCTGACACAGTTATTGGAGGGCTTAAATTTTCTTCCACATGCAATATTGGCTACATCTTACAAATTTTGAGACATActattttcattat harbors:
- the NCOA6 gene encoding nuclear receptor coactivator 6 isoform X8, with the protein product MVLDDLPNLEDIYTSLCSSTMEDSEMDFDSGLEDDDTKSENILEDSTIFVAFKGNIDDKDFKWKLDTILENVPNLLHMESSKLKVQKVEPWNSVRVTFNIPREAAERLRILAQSNNQQLRDLGILSVQIEGEGAINLALAQNRSQDVRMNGPMGAGNSVRMEAAFPMAGGPGLIRMTSPATVMIPQSVNVSSSMMAPGPNSELQPRTPRPASQSDAMDPLLSGLHLQPQNHPSGSLAPPHHPMQPVPVNRQMNPTGFPQLQQQQQQQQQQQQQQQQQQLQARPPQQHQQQQPQGIRPQFTAPTQVPVPPGWNQLPSGALQPPPAQGSLGTMTANQGWKKAPLPGPMQQQLQARPSLATVQTPSHPPPPYPFGSQQASQAHTNFPQMSNPGQFTAPQMKSLQGGPSRVPTPLQQPHLTNKSPASSPSSFQQGSPASSPTVNQTQQQMGPRPPQNNPLPQGFQQPVSSPGRNPMVQQGNVPPNFMVMQQQPPNQGPQSLHPGLGGMPKRLPPGFSAGQANPNFMQGQVPSTTATTPGNSGAPQLQANQNVQHAGGQGAGPPQNQMQVSHGPPNMMQPSLMGIHGNMNSQQAGSSGVPQVNLSNMQGQPQQGPPSQLMSMHQQIVPSQGQMVQQQGTLNPQNPMILSRAQLMPQGQMMVNPQSQNLGPSPQRMTPPKQILPQQGPQMMAPHNQMMGPQGQVLLQQNPMIEQIMTNQMQGNKQQFNTQNQSSVMPGPAQIMRGPTPNMQGNMVQFTGQISGQMLPQQGPVNNSPSQVMGIQGQVLRPPGPSPHMAQQHGDPATTANSDVSLSQMMPDVSMQQSNMVPPHVQAMQGNSASGNHFSGHGMPFNAPFSGAPNGNQMSCGQNPGFPVNKDVTLTSPLLVNLLQSDISAGHFGVNNKQNNTNANKPKKKKPPRKKKNSQQDLNTPDTRPAGLEEADQQSLPGEQGINLDNSGPKLPEFSNRPPAPSPSLVSKETTATTLQGSVARPELEANAAIVAGQSSEPKEIIEKSKTPSRRNSRTEEPTVASESVENGHRKRSSRPASASSSTKDITSAVQSKRRKSK